CTTGCCCCTGCCCTTTTCAGGCCTCAGAGTCGTGAGCGCTTCGATCGCCTTTTCCATGTCGGCGCCGACGATCCTGACGACGCCGAGCGCTGCGAGAGCATTCTCGGCGATATGGCGGCCGGGCGCGCCGATCGCGACCTCCAGCGTCTCACCGCCGATCGTCAGCCACAGCGTCGAGTTCTCGTCCGAGCCGTTGAATTCCGCCAGCCGGAATTCGGCCTTGGCATGCTGGCCGAAGGAATGGATATGCTCGACGCCGAGCGACTGCGCCGTGCGGTCGAGGAAATTGAACTGGTCATTGTCGCGGTTGAGCACGACATGGCCGCCCGGTTCGAGCCCCTCGAAGATCTCGGCTTTGGCGGCGGCGATTTCCTTGATGTTCTTGAAATTGCCGAGATGCGCCGGCGCGATTGTGGTGACGATGGCGACATCGGGACGGATCATCGCTACCAGCGGCCGGATCTCACCGGGATGGTTCATTCCGACTTCGAAGACGCCGTAATCCGTATCCTCAGGCATGCGCGCCAGCGTCAGCGGCACACCCCAATGATTGTTGAAGGAGGCGACGGAAGCATGCACCTTGCCGGAGGGCGACAGCACGTGCCGCAGCATCTCCTTGGTGGTCGTCTTTCCCACAGATCCCGTCACCGCGATGATCCGGGCCTTAGAGCGCTCGCGCGAAGCAAGGCCGAGCCGGCCGAGTGCTGCGAGCACGTCCTCCACGACGATCATCGGCACCGTCAGGCGGCCCATGGCCGGAAGTCTCGCCTCGCTGACGACAAGAAGGGAGGCGCCGTTTGCCGTCGCCATCGATGCGTAGTCATGACCGTCGACACGGTCACCCTTGATCGCGAAGAAGGCTTCGCCCGGAGTGATCGAGCGGCTGTCGATGGAAATGCCGGTGATGCCTTCGGGCGGAGTGCCGAAGGGGCGCCCCGCCATTGCTGCGATCATATCTTCGGTCGTCCAGAGCCAGCTCAAGATTGCGGTTCCTCCAAGGCCTTGCGCACCTCCGCATGATCGGAAAACGGCAGGGTAACGCTGCCGATCGTCTGCCCTTCCTCATGCCCCTTGCCGGCGACGATCAGCGTATCGCCGGATCTCAACATGCCAACCGCCTCGCGGATCGCCGTGGCGCGATCGGCGATTTCCGAGGCGCCGGGTGCTGCCGCCATGATCTCCGCCCGAATCGAGGCCGGCTCCTCCGAGCGCGGATTATCGTCGGTGACGATGACGACGTCGGCAAGTCGGCAGGCGATTTCGCCCATGATCGGCCGTTTGCCGCGATCACGGTCGCCGCCACAGCCGAAGACAACGACGACGCGGCCCGTGGTGAAGGGTCTGACCGAGCCTAGCACGTTTTCCAGCGCATCCGGCTTGTGGGCGTAGTCGACATAGGCGAGCGCGCCATCTTTCGTATGGCCGACCAGTTCGAGACGGCCGGACGCACCGATGAGTTTTTCGAGCGCGGCCATCGCAACCTTCGCCGCAACGCCGGTCGACATGGCAAGCCCGGCCGCGACCAGGGCGTTGGCGACCTGAAAATCGCCGGCCAGCGGAATGTCCACCTCGAAGATCTCGCCGTCGATATGGATCTCGGCGGTCTGCTTGTGGCGGAAGTGCTC
This Rhizobium sp. NZLR1 DNA region includes the following protein-coding sequences:
- a CDS encoding UDP-N-acetylmuramoylalanyl-D-glutamyl-2,6-diaminopimelate--D-alanyl-D-alanine ligase, whose translation is MSWLWTTEDMIAAMAGRPFGTPPEGITGISIDSRSITPGEAFFAIKGDRVDGHDYASMATANGASLLVVSEARLPAMGRLTVPMIVVEDVLAALGRLGLASRERSKARIIAVTGSVGKTTTKEMLRHVLSPSGKVHASVASFNNHWGVPLTLARMPEDTDYGVFEVGMNHPGEIRPLVAMIRPDVAIVTTIAPAHLGNFKNIKEIAAAKAEIFEGLEPGGHVVLNRDNDQFNFLDRTAQSLGVEHIHSFGQHAKAEFRLAEFNGSDENSTLWLTIGGETLEVAIGAPGRHIAENALAALGVVRIVGADMEKAIEALTTLRPEKGRGKRHRLSVGSGRFTLIDESYNANPASMRAAIALLAASEPTGGGRRIAVLGDMLEMGEYAQKVHTDLAVPVLAAGIEHVWLAGAEMAALKESLPESVHVEYRENTGELTDYVLNSVAPGDVLMVKSSLGIGFGKIVAALLDKFPPFSDTQREL